In the genome of Croceimicrobium hydrocarbonivorans, one region contains:
- a CDS encoding VCBS repeat-containing protein, producing MASLILFTACDSAKEDHAQESVQSKAPLFAAKSAAETGIQFYNHLEENIFSHENVLTFENYYNGSGVAAGDLNNDGLPDIYFASNTGPNILYKNLGNWKFEKIENPLTEASDRWTNGVSMADVNQDGLLDIYIACGGPSINPEDRRNKLFINQGDFQFKEAAADYGVDDSNWSTHSSFIDYDQDGDLDLFVMNHTTYWGVRIPEVVEMMKDTANMLPATNHLYRNDGEAGFTDVTISAGILAYGYGLGLSTTDINGDGWVDIYVANDYSVPDFMYINQGDGTFVDEQKQRTRQITYFGMGVDIADLNNDLSPEIMVVDMAIADHYRSKTLMASMNTQLFYYLTEYLKLPYQYMFNSLQVNDGTGHFVNVAQQTGLSKSDWSWTALLQDFDGDSYKDIFISNGIRRYPRDNDFRMAMKEAKDANGGSVPKELKEELFAKMPSIPLSNEYYANRQGKMQFDKQEGVFGNDSAFTYGVAYADFDQDGDLDLVMNNLEDTAFVFENKTKNNYLKLELKSGAKSSLAFNSKVYIKTAAGWQYQELSPIRGYFSSVEPILYFGLADQAKVEELWVQWPNRSWSKMQDISANQTLAIKASEQQLVAQGPAVLKREPGKLIQELTDKASPIAHRHYDEPYNEFTNEILLPHAQGRLGPSAAVGDANGDGLDDLYLGGGKHQAGALYFQNTDGSFGLAPVQPWTEDFRSEDMGALFFDYDGDGDQDLYVCSGGGSEMLQYDATVLADRLYENTGKGEFIRKEGILPTWNSSTKVVQAIDFDQDGDLDLFVGGRTTPGAYPTVPVSKLLVNEDGVFKDKTVAYFGTFKLGMLSAAQWADFNGDDKPDLLVAGEWTPLTLYIQEDSKFRDATAEYHLDGTEGWWHSLLVEDINADGKPDIIAGNLGQNNKFHPSAEHPLYLFANNFDGERNLDIVLAKDYKDKLVPVRGRECSSQQMPFLKEKFPQYADFASASLEEIYGKEMLSEAMQFKAVDFSSKLILSSSDGYQIQELPSEAQRSPINSMLLFDLNGDGLKDLIGVGNHFITEPETPRYDAGSGFVYLAQADGSWKYTSTSFYCPKDAKDLKLINRKGGHPLLVVTNNADTTQFFEILNRPLSTDS from the coding sequence ATGGCCTCGCTCATCCTGTTTACAGCATGTGATTCTGCAAAGGAAGATCATGCGCAGGAAAGTGTGCAGTCCAAGGCTCCGCTTTTTGCGGCTAAATCAGCGGCCGAAACAGGTATTCAATTCTATAACCACCTGGAAGAAAACATTTTCTCGCACGAAAATGTACTCACCTTCGAAAACTATTACAATGGCAGTGGAGTAGCCGCAGGAGATCTTAATAATGATGGGCTCCCGGATATCTACTTTGCCTCCAATACCGGTCCTAATATTCTCTATAAGAATCTAGGCAACTGGAAATTCGAGAAAATTGAGAACCCTTTAACTGAAGCTAGCGACCGCTGGACCAACGGTGTGAGCATGGCGGATGTTAATCAAGATGGTTTACTGGATATCTATATCGCTTGCGGTGGTCCCAGTATAAATCCTGAGGATCGACGAAACAAGCTTTTCATTAATCAAGGTGATTTCCAGTTTAAGGAAGCGGCCGCCGATTATGGAGTAGATGATTCCAATTGGTCTACCCATTCTTCCTTTATTGATTACGATCAGGATGGTGACTTAGACCTTTTCGTGATGAACCATACTACCTATTGGGGGGTACGGATTCCCGAAGTGGTAGAAATGATGAAGGACACGGCGAATATGTTGCCTGCCACTAATCATCTCTATCGCAATGATGGCGAAGCTGGCTTTACGGATGTTACGATTTCGGCCGGAATATTGGCTTATGGCTATGGTCTCGGTTTATCCACCACCGATATTAATGGCGATGGCTGGGTAGATATCTATGTAGCCAATGATTATTCGGTTCCAGACTTTATGTACATCAACCAGGGCGATGGTACTTTCGTAGATGAGCAAAAGCAACGTACCCGCCAGATTACCTATTTCGGGATGGGGGTAGATATTGCTGATTTGAATAATGATTTGAGTCCGGAAATAATGGTGGTGGACATGGCAATTGCCGATCACTACCGCAGTAAGACTCTAATGGCCAGTATGAATACTCAGTTATTCTACTACCTCACCGAATATCTGAAATTGCCTTATCAGTACATGTTCAATAGCCTGCAGGTGAATGATGGCACCGGGCATTTTGTGAATGTGGCTCAGCAAACGGGATTGTCTAAAAGCGATTGGAGTTGGACGGCCCTGCTGCAGGATTTCGATGGAGATTCCTATAAAGACATTTTTATCAGTAATGGTATTCGTCGCTATCCTCGGGATAATGATTTCCGCATGGCCATGAAGGAGGCCAAGGATGCCAATGGTGGATCGGTTCCTAAGGAGCTCAAAGAAGAGCTATTTGCGAAGATGCCTAGCATTCCACTTTCTAATGAGTACTATGCCAATCGCCAGGGTAAAATGCAATTCGATAAGCAAGAAGGTGTATTCGGAAATGATTCAGCCTTTACTTATGGTGTGGCTTATGCCGATTTCGATCAAGATGGCGATCTCGATTTGGTGATGAACAACCTGGAGGATACCGCTTTTGTATTCGAGAATAAGACGAAGAATAATTACCTCAAATTGGAATTAAAGAGCGGTGCTAAGTCAAGCCTGGCCTTCAATTCCAAGGTTTATATCAAAACCGCTGCCGGTTGGCAATATCAAGAACTATCACCTATTAGAGGTTATTTCTCATCGGTAGAACCCATTCTTTATTTCGGTTTAGCCGATCAAGCGAAGGTGGAAGAGCTTTGGGTGCAATGGCCAAATCGTTCCTGGTCGAAAATGCAAGACATTTCTGCCAATCAAACTTTAGCCATCAAAGCTTCCGAACAGCAATTAGTGGCACAGGGTCCCGCAGTTTTAAAGCGCGAGCCAGGCAAATTGATTCAGGAATTGACGGATAAGGCCAGTCCTATTGCTCATCGCCACTATGATGAGCCCTACAATGAGTTTACCAATGAGATTTTACTTCCGCATGCGCAAGGTCGTTTGGGTCCTTCCGCGGCAGTAGGTGATGCCAATGGCGATGGCTTGGATGATCTGTACTTAGGTGGAGGCAAACATCAGGCAGGAGCCTTGTACTTCCAAAATACAGATGGCAGCTTCGGCTTAGCCCCAGTACAACCCTGGACAGAAGATTTTCGCTCGGAAGATATGGGCGCCCTTTTCTTCGATTACGATGGAGATGGCGATCAAGACCTTTATGTATGCTCTGGCGGTGGCTCCGAAATGCTTCAATATGATGCAACGGTGCTGGCCGATCGACTCTATGAAAATACCGGCAAAGGTGAGTTCATTCGCAAGGAAGGCATTTTGCCAACTTGGAATAGCAGTACCAAGGTGGTGCAGGCCATAGACTTTGATCAGGATGGAGATTTAGACCTTTTTGTAGGCGGACGAACTACACCCGGAGCTTATCCTACCGTACCCGTATCTAAACTTTTGGTGAATGAGGACGGCGTTTTTAAGGACAAGACCGTAGCCTATTTTGGAACCTTTAAATTGGGTATGCTGAGTGCAGCTCAATGGGCCGATTTTAATGGTGATGATAAGCCAGATCTGCTGGTAGCTGGTGAATGGACACCCTTAACCTTGTACATTCAGGAGGATTCAAAATTCCGGGATGCGACAGCAGAATACCACTTGGATGGCACCGAAGGATGGTGGCATAGCTTGCTGGTAGAAGATATTAATGCTGATGGTAAGCCGGATATTATTGCGGGTAATCTGGGGCAGAATAATAAGTTCCATCCCAGTGCCGAGCATCCGCTCTACCTCTTTGCCAATAATTTCGATGGCGAGCGCAATTTGGACATTGTATTAGCTAAGGACTATAAGGATAAATTGGTGCCCGTTCGGGGTCGCGAATGTTCATCGCAGCAAATGCCTTTCCTCAAGGAAAAGTTCCCGCAGTATGCAGATTTCGCCTCAGCATCTTTGGAGGAAATTTATGGTAAGGAAATGCTTTCTGAGGCCATGCAGTTTAAGGCGGTTGATTTTTCTTCCAAGCTTATTCTGAGTTCTTCAGATGGTTATCAAATTCAAGAATTACCGTCGGAGGCTCAGCGGTCACCCATTAACAGCATGCTCTTGTTCGACTTAAACGGCGATGGCTTAAAAGATTTGATTGGGGTGGGGAATCACTTTATTACCGAACCTGAAACGCCACGCTATGATGCGGGATCGGGCTTCGTATATCTGGCTCAAGCCGATGGAAGTTGGAAATATACCTCCACCTCATTCTATTGTCCTAAAGACGCAAAAGACTTAAAACTTATCAATCGTAAAGGCGGACATCCCCTCTTGGTGGTGACCAATAATGCCGATACCACACAATTTTTTGAAATCCTAAACAGGCCACTATCCACAGACTCTTAA